One window of the Desulfovibrio aminophilus genome contains the following:
- a CDS encoding 2-oxoacid:acceptor oxidoreductase family protein, which produces MAAKKPQHLDVIIAGFGGQGVLLIGNLLAYAGMNAGLNVTYIPVYGAEMRGGTANCTVILSSEDIGSPIVRRPQSLVAMNRPSLDKFQSRVLDGGTVIVNSSLIDAQLMDAKRLDCHAVPCNEIADKLGNSRMANMVALGAYVAATGIVTLATVIKSLENVISASYKDLIPKNAKALEAGAEAVGK; this is translated from the coding sequence ATGGCCGCCAAGAAACCCCAGCACCTGGACGTGATCATCGCCGGCTTCGGCGGACAGGGCGTGCTGCTCATCGGCAACCTCCTGGCCTACGCGGGCATGAACGCCGGGCTCAACGTGACCTACATCCCGGTCTACGGCGCGGAGATGCGCGGCGGCACGGCCAACTGCACCGTGATCCTCTCCTCCGAGGACATCGGCTCGCCCATCGTGCGCCGCCCCCAGAGCCTCGTGGCCATGAACCGGCCGTCCCTGGACAAGTTCCAGTCCCGCGTCCTCGACGGCGGAACCGTGATCGTCAACTCCTCGCTCATCGACGCCCAGCTCATGGACGCCAAGCGCCTCGACTGCCACGCCGTGCCCTGCAACGAGATCGCGGACAAGCTCGGCAACTCGCGCATGGCCAACATGGTCGCCCTGGGGGCCTACGTGGCGGCCACCGGCATCGTGACCCTGGCCACGGTCATCAAGAGCCTGGAAAACGTCATCTCCGCCAGCTACAAGGACCTCATCCCCAAGAACGCCAAGGCCCTGGAAGCCGGGGCCGAGGCCGTGGGCAAATAG
- a CDS encoding thiamine pyrophosphate-dependent enzyme — protein MSAASTKEQEVLAFERPKVMAERATHYCPGCHHGVAHRLVAELLTEMELVEKTICVTAIGCSVFLYNYLLVDSVEAPHGRAPAVATGVKRARPDNFVLTYQGDGDLASIGLAEIMHCANRGERVSVVFVNNTVYGMTGGQMAPTTLIGQKTTTCPGGRCREREGMPIKMAEIIAGLGGTVFSARAALNNVKNIRQAKKFLKTAFEVQTKGLGFGFVELLSACPTNWKMNPVKANQRIETEMIPYFPLGIYKDLSNEGGVC, from the coding sequence ATGAGCGCCGCCAGCACCAAGGAACAGGAAGTCCTGGCCTTCGAACGGCCCAAGGTCATGGCCGAGCGGGCCACCCACTACTGCCCCGGCTGCCACCACGGCGTGGCCCATCGCCTCGTGGCCGAACTGCTCACCGAGATGGAGCTGGTGGAGAAGACCATCTGCGTCACCGCCATCGGCTGCTCGGTGTTCCTCTACAACTACCTCCTGGTGGACTCCGTCGAGGCCCCCCACGGCCGCGCCCCGGCCGTGGCCACCGGCGTCAAGCGCGCCCGGCCCGACAACTTCGTGCTCACCTACCAGGGCGACGGCGACCTGGCCTCCATCGGCCTGGCCGAGATCATGCACTGCGCCAACCGGGGCGAGCGCGTGTCCGTGGTCTTCGTGAACAACACCGTCTACGGCATGACCGGCGGCCAGATGGCCCCGACCACGCTCATCGGCCAGAAGACCACCACCTGCCCCGGCGGGCGCTGCCGCGAACGCGAAGGCATGCCCATCAAGATGGCCGAGATCATCGCCGGGCTCGGCGGCACCGTGTTCTCCGCCCGCGCGGCCCTGAACAACGTGAAGAACATCCGCCAGGCCAAGAAGTTCCTCAAGACCGCCTTCGAGGTCCAGACCAAGGGCCTCGGCTTCGGCTTCGTGGAGCTCCTCTCGGCCTGCCCCACCAACTGGAAGATGAATCCGGTCAAGGCCAACCAGCGCATCGAGACCGAGATGATCCCCTACTTCCCCCTGGGGATCTACAAGGACCTCTCCAACGAAGGAGGCGTCTGCTGA
- a CDS encoding 3-methyl-2-oxobutanoate dehydrogenase subunit VorB, which translates to MTKNERKFLKGNEAVAHGALAAGCRCFFGYPITPQNDIPEFMSKAMVDAGGEFVQAESEVAAANMLLGAGACGIRAMTSSSSPGVSLKQEAISYMAGSEIPAVIVNMNRGGPGLGDIGPSQGDYYQSTRGGGHGDYRTLVLAPGTVQEAFDLTMLAFDLAFKYRNPVLVLGDAIIGQMKEPVAMRPAVKVSKAEGRSWRLEGKGTRKPRIIKSLFLDDGALAGQNRHLQEKYEAMRDEIMAEEFQVKDAELVVVAYGSIGRIAKTTVRKLRAKGKKVGLFRPITLFPFPDAALARLAKAGKKFLTIEHNLGQMVDDVRLAVRAHADSGFFGVYPGDMPSPEDFEEPILKALRRKK; encoded by the coding sequence ATGACCAAGAACGAGCGCAAGTTCCTCAAGGGCAACGAGGCCGTGGCCCACGGCGCGCTGGCCGCCGGGTGCCGCTGCTTCTTCGGCTACCCCATCACCCCCCAGAACGACATCCCGGAGTTCATGTCCAAGGCCATGGTGGACGCGGGCGGCGAGTTCGTCCAGGCCGAGAGCGAGGTGGCCGCGGCCAACATGCTCCTCGGCGCCGGCGCCTGCGGCATCCGGGCCATGACCTCCTCGTCCAGCCCGGGCGTGTCCCTCAAGCAGGAGGCCATCTCCTACATGGCGGGCAGCGAGATCCCGGCGGTCATCGTGAACATGAACCGGGGCGGCCCGGGCCTGGGCGACATCGGTCCCAGCCAGGGCGACTACTACCAGTCCACGCGCGGCGGCGGCCACGGCGACTACCGCACCCTGGTCCTGGCCCCCGGCACGGTCCAGGAGGCCTTCGACCTGACCATGCTGGCCTTCGACCTGGCCTTCAAGTACCGCAACCCCGTGCTCGTCCTGGGCGACGCCATCATCGGCCAGATGAAAGAGCCCGTGGCCATGCGCCCGGCCGTGAAGGTCTCCAAGGCCGAGGGCAGGTCCTGGCGCCTGGAGGGCAAGGGAACCCGCAAGCCGCGCATCATCAAGTCCCTGTTCCTGGACGACGGCGCCCTGGCCGGGCAGAACCGGCATCTCCAGGAAAAATACGAAGCCATGCGCGACGAGATCATGGCCGAGGAATTCCAGGTCAAGGACGCCGAGCTGGTGGTCGTGGCCTACGGCTCCATCGGCCGCATCGCCAAGACCACCGTGCGCAAGCTGCGGGCCAAGGGCAAGAAGGTCGGCCTGTTCCGACCGATCACCCTCTTCCCCTTCCCGGACGCGGCCCTGGCCAGGCTGGCCAAGGCGGGCAAGAAGTTCCTGACCATCGAGCACAACCTGGGCCAGATGGTGGACGACGTGCGGCTGGCCGTCCGGGCGCACGCGGACTCCGGCTTCTTCGGCGTCTACCCCGGCGACATGCCCTCGCCCGAAGACTTCGAGGAACCCATCCTCAAGGCCCTGCGGAGGAAGAAATGA
- a CDS encoding 4Fe-4S binding protein: MSRIEVDEALCKGCLLCTTVCPVEIIVQSSRFNQQGYKVAEAPEADRAKCTGCASCATICPDLAITVWRSRKPAKKGGA, encoded by the coding sequence ATGTCGCGGATAGAGGTCGACGAGGCCCTGTGCAAGGGCTGTCTGTTGTGCACCACGGTCTGCCCCGTGGAAATCATCGTGCAGTCGTCACGGTTCAACCAGCAGGGATACAAGGTGGCCGAGGCGCCGGAGGCCGACCGCGCCAAGTGCACGGGCTGCGCGTCCTGCGCCACCATCTGCCCGGACCTGGCGATCACCGTCTGGCGGAGCAGGAAACCGGCCAAGAAGGGAGGCGCGTGA
- the queA gene encoding tRNA preQ1(34) S-adenosylmethionine ribosyltransferase-isomerase QueA, producing MTHIPADFDLHSYRYDLPQDRIAQEPPARRGGSKLLLLDRAAGRDEARAFAELPDLLPEGALLVANNSRVLPARLYGHKPSGGRVEFLLLTPLPLLRPEPGPHGTLTAEAECLLKATKGPRPGERADFDPDLSLEVLARGEFGRSRVRLAWRGDLAALFQRLGHMPLPPYIHRPDTAEDQARYQTTYAAPDKAGSVAAPTAGLHFTPELRRTLAERGLSWAEVTLYVGYGTFSPVRCRDIREHAMHEEWVEVPSATAEAVGRAKAEGRPVVAVGTTSARALEGMHAALGRVGAYTGPTSLFLYPGRAFHVLDMLLTNFHLPESSLLIMVSALAGRERILEAYHNALSSGFRFFSYGDAMLIR from the coding sequence ATGACGCACATCCCGGCCGATTTCGACCTGCATTCCTACCGCTACGACCTGCCCCAGGACCGCATCGCCCAGGAGCCCCCGGCCCGGCGCGGCGGCTCGAAGCTCCTGCTCCTGGACCGGGCCGCGGGCCGCGACGAGGCGCGCGCCTTCGCCGAGCTGCCGGACCTGTTGCCCGAGGGCGCGCTCCTGGTGGCCAACAATTCCCGGGTGCTGCCCGCGCGGCTCTACGGCCACAAGCCCAGCGGCGGCCGGGTGGAGTTCCTGCTCCTCACGCCCCTGCCCCTGCTCAGGCCCGAGCCCGGGCCGCACGGAACCCTGACCGCCGAGGCCGAGTGCCTGCTCAAGGCCACCAAGGGCCCCCGGCCCGGGGAACGCGCGGACTTCGACCCGGACCTGTCCCTGGAGGTGCTCGCGCGCGGCGAGTTCGGCCGCTCCCGCGTGCGCCTGGCCTGGCGCGGCGACCTGGCCGCCCTGTTTCAGCGCCTGGGGCACATGCCCCTGCCGCCCTACATCCACCGGCCCGACACCGCCGAGGACCAGGCCCGCTACCAGACCACCTACGCCGCCCCGGACAAGGCCGGATCCGTGGCCGCGCCCACGGCGGGCCTGCACTTCACCCCGGAGCTGCGCCGGACGCTCGCGGAACGCGGCCTGTCCTGGGCCGAGGTCACGCTCTACGTGGGCTACGGCACCTTCTCGCCGGTGCGCTGCCGGGACATCCGCGAACACGCCATGCACGAGGAATGGGTCGAGGTGCCGTCCGCCACGGCCGAGGCCGTGGGCCGGGCCAAGGCCGAGGGCCGCCCCGTGGTGGCCGTGGGCACCACCAGCGCCCGGGCCCTGGAGGGCATGCACGCCGCCCTGGGCCGCGTGGGGGCCTACACCGGGCCGACCAGCCTCTTCCTCTACCCCGGCCGCGCGTTCCATGTCCTGGACATGCTCCTGACCAATTTCCATTTGCCAGAATCATCGCTCCTGATTATGGTTTCGGCCCTAGCAGGCCGGGAAAGAATCCTGGAAGCCTACCACAACGCCCTGTCCTCCGGCTTCCGCTTCTTCTCCTACGGCGACGCCATGCTCATACGCTGA
- a CDS encoding agmatine/peptidylarginine deiminase has translation MTRPESPAALGYRLPAEWEPHEATWLAWPSSTLDWPGRLQGARFAFADMARRISRGEEVRILVHSPPVREEAARRLRDCGADLDRIRFVDCPVDRSWVRDSGPLFVRDQTGNTAVARVRFNAWAKYPTHTKDALAPDVAARTLGLPLFHVKRNGRPVVLEGGAIDVNGAGTLLTTEECLLDRRVQVRNPGFTARDYEEVFRETFNVSNVVWLGKGVAGDDTHGHVDDLCRFVNRTTLVLAQEDDPSDVNHAALAENRERLQDVRLEDGSRPEIVPLPMPEPVVFRGIRLPASYANFYIANACVLAPTFNDPNDRVALGILAELFDRPVIGIHALDLVFGRGTLHCLTMQQPGTPA, from the coding sequence ATGACCCGCCCGGAATCCCCGGCGGCCCTGGGCTACAGGCTGCCCGCCGAGTGGGAGCCGCACGAGGCGACCTGGCTGGCCTGGCCCTCCAGCACCCTGGATTGGCCCGGCCGTCTCCAGGGCGCGCGCTTCGCCTTCGCGGACATGGCCCGGCGCATCTCCCGGGGCGAGGAGGTGCGCATCCTGGTCCACTCCCCGCCCGTGCGCGAGGAGGCCGCGAGAAGGCTGCGCGACTGCGGGGCGGACCTGGACCGGATACGGTTCGTGGATTGCCCGGTGGACCGCTCCTGGGTCCGCGACTCCGGGCCGCTCTTCGTGCGCGACCAGACCGGAAACACGGCCGTGGCCCGCGTGCGCTTCAACGCCTGGGCCAAGTACCCGACGCACACGAAGGACGCCCTGGCGCCGGACGTGGCGGCCCGGACCTTGGGCCTGCCCCTGTTTCACGTGAAAAGGAACGGCCGCCCCGTGGTGCTCGAAGGCGGGGCCATCGACGTAAACGGCGCGGGAACCCTGCTGACCACAGAGGAATGCCTGTTGGACCGCAGGGTCCAGGTGCGCAACCCCGGCTTCACGGCCAGGGACTACGAGGAGGTCTTCCGCGAGACCTTCAACGTCTCCAACGTGGTCTGGCTGGGCAAAGGCGTCGCGGGCGACGACACCCACGGCCACGTGGACGACCTCTGCCGCTTCGTGAACCGGACCACCCTGGTCCTGGCCCAGGAGGACGACCCCTCGGACGTGAACCACGCGGCCCTGGCCGAGAACCGCGAACGGCTCCAGGACGTGCGCCTGGAGGACGGCTCCCGGCCCGAGATCGTGCCCCTGCCCATGCCCGAGCCCGTGGTCTTCCGGGGAATCCGCCTACCCGCCAGCTACGCCAATTTCTACATCGCCAACGCCTGCGTGCTCGCGCCGACCTTCAACGATCCCAACGACCGCGTGGCCCTGGGCATCCTGGCCGAACTCTTCGACCGGCCGGTCATCGGCATCCACGCCCTGGACCTCGTCTTCGGCCGGGGCACGCTCCACTGCCTGACCATGCAACAGCCCGGAACCCCAGCATGA
- a CDS encoding carbon-nitrogen hydrolase, protein MSKEFTLALIQCAMQPEPEANREKARDLVLKAAKRGANLVCLPELFASPYFCKREDSEYFDLAETIPGPSLEIMSATAREAKVCLVVPIFERRGPGMYHNTAVVLGPDGGTLGMYRKMHIPEDPGFHEKFYFTPGDQGFQAFDTPVGRIAVLICWDQWFPEAARLAALQGAELILYPTAIGRLHGESEKEGQRQVDSWMTVQRGHAVANGLFVAAANRIGLEEPDGPGVAVHFFGNSFVADPRGEVLARASDEKEEILLAEVDTGRVDETRRMWPFLRDRRIDAYYPLLERYGK, encoded by the coding sequence ATGTCCAAGGAATTCACCCTGGCCCTGATCCAGTGCGCCATGCAGCCCGAGCCCGAGGCCAACCGCGAGAAGGCCCGCGACCTGGTGCTCAAGGCCGCCAAGCGCGGCGCGAATCTGGTCTGCCTGCCCGAGCTGTTCGCCTCGCCCTATTTCTGCAAGCGCGAGGACAGCGAGTATTTCGACCTGGCCGAGACCATTCCGGGCCCGTCCCTGGAGATCATGAGCGCTACGGCCCGCGAGGCCAAGGTCTGCCTCGTGGTCCCGATCTTCGAGCGCCGGGGGCCGGGCATGTACCACAACACGGCCGTGGTCCTGGGCCCGGACGGCGGCACGTTGGGCATGTACCGCAAGATGCACATCCCCGAGGACCCGGGATTCCACGAGAAGTTCTATTTCACGCCCGGGGACCAGGGGTTCCAGGCCTTCGACACCCCGGTGGGCCGCATCGCGGTGCTCATCTGCTGGGACCAGTGGTTCCCGGAGGCCGCGCGTCTGGCCGCCCTGCAGGGCGCGGAGCTGATCCTCTACCCCACGGCCATCGGCAGGCTGCACGGCGAGTCCGAAAAGGAGGGCCAGCGCCAGGTGGATTCCTGGATGACCGTGCAGCGCGGGCACGCCGTGGCCAACGGCCTGTTCGTGGCCGCGGCCAACCGCATCGGCCTGGAGGAGCCCGACGGGCCGGGCGTGGCGGTGCATTTCTTCGGCAATTCCTTCGTGGCCGACCCGCGCGGCGAGGTTCTGGCCCGGGCCTCGGACGAGAAGGAGGAGATCCTCCTGGCCGAGGTGGACACCGGCCGGGTGGACGAGACGCGCCGCATGTGGCCCTTCCTGCGCGACCGGCGCATCGACGCCTACTATCCCCTGCTGGAGCGCTACGGCAAATGA
- a CDS encoding glycosyltransferase family 39 protein, with product MTRRSDDSPRYGLWAALLILAGTLGRIWFVASGQLNLVQDEAQYWDWTRHLQLTYYSKGPLIAWIISAGTALFGNTELGVRFGSIAGAALAQGVLYLGAARLWKRPDVGFWAVVLMNTMPLFLALGVLMTTDNPFVLCWAVGLFCLWSAGEGRGGAWPFAALALTLGVGILAKYTMLGFLGLAVIYGLVLEWKGWRPERFWRRLIPALAAALVLGFLPTFIWNVRHDFVGYKHVLYLIGVEGKESGQLLRLGRFPEYFGSQVGLATPWWLWFMLAASWTAAKRLLNAPRGLAGGEAAATRRDGLLLVFFLPVWGFFLLWSFHAKVLPNWTTVSYVAGALLAARRFAALVRAPARRAARNALLACSALIFMVLHLSPVLPIPDSVNMTNRLKGWDSVGQKVDELRRGLPDPDKVFIFSDAYDVTAALAFYVPGRPRTYCAWIDGRRMNQYDLWPGPQAYKGGDAILVVKETSYGIPEKVVPLFESVSDPIHFQSEFRGKPARRFTLYVCKGYKGDWYTQQTGFF from the coding sequence TTGACGCGACGTTCGGACGATTCCCCCCGCTACGGCCTGTGGGCCGCCCTGCTCATCCTGGCCGGAACCCTGGGCCGGATTTGGTTCGTGGCCTCGGGCCAGCTGAACCTGGTGCAGGACGAGGCCCAGTACTGGGACTGGACCCGCCATCTTCAGCTCACCTATTATTCCAAGGGCCCGCTCATCGCCTGGATCATCAGCGCCGGGACCGCGCTGTTCGGGAACACGGAGCTGGGCGTGCGCTTCGGCTCCATCGCGGGCGCGGCCCTGGCCCAGGGCGTGCTCTACCTGGGCGCGGCGCGGCTCTGGAAGCGGCCGGACGTAGGCTTCTGGGCCGTGGTGCTCATGAACACCATGCCGCTGTTCCTGGCGCTCGGCGTGCTCATGACCACGGACAACCCCTTCGTGCTCTGCTGGGCCGTGGGCCTGTTCTGCCTCTGGTCGGCGGGCGAGGGCCGGGGCGGAGCGTGGCCCTTCGCCGCCCTGGCGCTGACCCTGGGCGTGGGCATCCTGGCCAAGTACACCATGCTCGGATTCCTGGGGCTGGCCGTGATCTACGGCCTGGTCCTGGAGTGGAAGGGCTGGCGGCCGGAGCGCTTCTGGCGTCGGCTCATCCCGGCCCTGGCGGCGGCGCTGGTCCTGGGCTTCCTGCCCACGTTCATCTGGAACGTGCGGCACGACTTCGTGGGCTACAAGCACGTGCTCTACCTCATCGGGGTGGAGGGCAAGGAGTCCGGCCAACTGCTGCGGCTCGGCCGCTTCCCGGAATATTTCGGCTCCCAGGTGGGCCTGGCCACGCCCTGGTGGCTCTGGTTCATGCTGGCGGCGTCCTGGACGGCGGCGAAAAGGCTTTTGAACGCGCCGCGCGGATTGGCCGGGGGCGAGGCCGCTGCCACGCGGCGGGACGGCCTGCTGCTGGTCTTCTTCCTGCCGGTGTGGGGCTTTTTCCTGCTCTGGAGTTTCCACGCCAAGGTGCTGCCCAACTGGACCACGGTGAGCTACGTGGCCGGGGCCCTGCTGGCCGCCCGGCGCTTCGCGGCCCTGGTCCGCGCCCCGGCGCGCCGCGCGGCGCGGAACGCGCTCCTGGCCTGCTCGGCGCTCATCTTCATGGTCCTGCACCTCTCGCCGGTGCTGCCCATCCCGGACAGCGTGAACATGACGAATCGGCTCAAGGGCTGGGACAGCGTGGGCCAGAAGGTGGACGAGCTGCGGCGCGGCCTGCCGGACCCGGACAAGGTTTTCATCTTCAGCGACGCCTACGACGTGACCGCTGCCCTGGCCTTCTACGTGCCGGGCCGACCGCGCACGTACTGCGCCTGGATCGACGGCCGCCGCATGAACCAGTATGACCTTTGGCCCGGGCCGCAAGCCTACAAGGGCGGGGACGCGATCCTGGTGGTCAAGGAGACCTCCTACGGGATACCCGAGAAGGTCGTCCCCCTTTTCGAGTCGGTTTCGGATCCGATCCACTTCCAGTCCGAGTTCCGGGGCAAGCCCGCCCGGCGTTTCACCTTGTATGTCTGCAAAGGCTACAAAGGGGATTGGTACACGCAGCAGACCGGCTTTTTTTAA
- a CDS encoding helix-turn-helix domain-containing protein: MSDTPVTPRLLTVKEVAEALRVHARTAYRLVTDGSIRAVKIGSQWRVSEAALLEFIEKGTPVERPAKAEPVQKQYKLPL; this comes from the coding sequence ATGTCTGACACACCAGTGACACCGCGACTGCTGACGGTGAAAGAGGTGGCCGAGGCGCTCAGGGTTCATGCGCGCACCGCCTACCGGCTTGTGACGGACGGCTCGATCCGGGCCGTGAAGATCGGGAGCCAGTGGCGGGTTTCGGAGGCGGCCCTCCTGGAATTCATCGAGAAGGGCACCCCGGTGGAGCGGCCCGCCAAGGCGGAGCCGGTCCAGAAACAGTACAAGCTGCCTTTGTAG
- a CDS encoding ATP-dependent 6-phosphofructokinase — protein MAPKKNTAKPVVDVAIPSLGKAKIPTPLRHCRFASDEQLQPFILTEEELDELGPDETLTLDVEKAGPREHLYFDSSKTKCAIVTCGGLCPGINDVIRAIVMTCHHNYQVASVLGIRFGLQGFIPSFGHNVIELTPKTVSEIHQFGGTILGSSRGHQPPEDIVDALERMNISALFMIGGDGTMRAASKVVDEISKRNLRISVIGVPKTIDNDINFVSQSFGFDTAVEKATEAIQSAHTEAVGVNNGVGLVKLMGRESGFIAAQATLALKEVNFVLVPESPFHFDGEHGLLPSLEARLRSRHHAVIVVAEGAGQDHCEISGEKDASGNPVLCDVSTLLINKIKEYFKKQEMDVTLKFIDPSYIIRSVPANANDRVYCGFLGQNAVHAAMAGKTGMVVSRLLSRYVHLPLHLVTRKRKKLNVKSDYWRSVLESTGQILDPEVRKAVC, from the coding sequence ATGGCTCCCAAGAAAAACACGGCCAAGCCCGTCGTGGATGTCGCCATCCCCAGCCTGGGCAAGGCCAAGATCCCCACTCCCCTGCGCCACTGCCGCTTCGCCAGCGACGAGCAGCTCCAGCCCTTCATCCTCACCGAGGAGGAACTGGACGAGCTGGGCCCGGACGAGACCCTCACCCTGGACGTGGAGAAGGCCGGGCCCCGCGAACACCTCTACTTCGACTCCTCCAAGACCAAGTGCGCCATCGTCACCTGCGGCGGCCTCTGCCCGGGCATCAACGACGTGATCCGCGCCATCGTCATGACCTGCCACCACAACTACCAGGTGGCCTCGGTCCTGGGCATCCGCTTCGGCCTCCAGGGATTCATCCCCAGCTTCGGCCACAACGTGATCGAGCTGACCCCCAAGACCGTCTCGGAAATCCACCAGTTCGGCGGCACCATCCTGGGCTCCTCGCGCGGCCACCAGCCCCCCGAGGACATCGTGGACGCCCTGGAGCGCATGAACATCAGCGCCCTGTTCATGATCGGCGGCGACGGCACCATGCGCGCGGCCTCCAAGGTCGTGGACGAGATCAGCAAGCGCAACCTGCGCATCTCGGTCATCGGCGTGCCGAAGACCATCGACAACGACATCAACTTCGTGTCCCAGTCCTTCGGCTTCGACACCGCCGTGGAAAAGGCCACCGAGGCCATCCAGTCGGCCCACACCGAGGCCGTGGGCGTGAACAACGGCGTCGGCCTGGTCAAGCTCATGGGCCGCGAATCCGGCTTCATCGCCGCCCAGGCCACCCTGGCCCTCAAGGAAGTGAACTTCGTGCTCGTGCCCGAGTCGCCCTTCCACTTCGACGGCGAGCACGGCCTGCTCCCCTCCCTGGAGGCGCGGCTGCGCTCCCGCCACCACGCGGTCATCGTGGTGGCCGAGGGCGCGGGCCAGGACCACTGCGAGATCAGCGGCGAAAAGGACGCCTCGGGCAACCCCGTGCTCTGCGACGTCTCCACCCTGCTCATCAACAAGATCAAGGAATACTTCAAGAAACAAGAGATGGACGTGACCCTGAAGTTCATCGACCCGAGCTACATCATCCGCTCGGTCCCGGCCAACGCCAACGACCGGGTCTACTGCGGCTTCCTGGGCCAGAACGCGGTCCACGCGGCCATGGCCGGAAAGACCGGCATGGTCGTCAGCCGCCTGCTCTCGCGCTACGTGCACCTGCCCCTGCACCTCGTCACCCGCAAGCGCAAGAAGCTCAACGTCAAATCCGACTACTGGCGCTCCGTGCTCGAATCCACGGGCCAGATCCTCGACCCCGAGGTCCGCAAGGCCGTCTGCTGA